A region from the Panicum hallii strain FIL2 chromosome 1, PHallii_v3.1, whole genome shotgun sequence genome encodes:
- the LOC112875150 gene encoding B3 domain-containing protein Os02g0683500-like has translation MDHHFAAASGRFSRSEAADEEQEADASNSRREISFMPAAAAATASSSAAASGSASTSASASASGSSSAAPFRSASGDGAGASGSGGGGGSGDAEAVEKEHMFDKVVTPSDVGKLNRLVIPKQYAEKYFPLDAAANEKGLLLSFEDSAGKHWRFRYSYWNSSQSYVMTKGWSRFVKEKRLVAGDTVSFSRAAAEDARHRLFIDWKRRVDTRGPLRFSGLALPMPLASHYGPHHYSPWGFGGGGGGGGFFMPPSPPATLYEHRLRQGLDFRGMTYPAPTVGRQLLFFGSARTMPPHAPLQPRAPTLPLHYTVQPSAAGVTAASRPVVLDSVPVIESPTTAAKRVRLFGVNLDNNPQQDGGEASHQGNALSLQMPGWQQRTPTLRLLELPRHGAESSAASSPSSSSSSKREARSALDLDL, from the coding sequence atggatCATCACTTCGCTGCTGCGAGCGGGCGATTCTCTAGGTCGGAGGCGGCGGacgaggagcaggaggcggACGCGTCTAATTCCAGGCGCGAGATCTCCTTCatgccggcggccgcggccgccaccgCGTCGTCTTCGGCGGCTGCCTCCGGGTCCGCGTCCACGAGCGCATCTGCGTCGGCCTCGGggagcagcagcgccgccccctTCCGCTCCGCGTCGGGGGATGGCGCCGGGGCGTCggggagcggcggtggcggcggctcgggggacGCTGAGGCGGTGGAGAAGGAGCACATGTTCGACAAGGTGGTGACGCCGAGCGACGTGGGGAAGCTCAACCGGCTGGTGATCCCGAAGCAGTACGCGGAGAAGTACTTCCCGCTGGACGCGGCGGCCAACGAGAAGGGCCTCCTCCTCAGCTTCGAGGACAGCGCCGGCAAGCACTGGCGCTTCCGCTACTCCTACTGGAACAGCAGCCAGAGCTACGTCATGACCAAGGGCTGGAGCCGATTCGTCAAGGAGAAGCGCCTCGTCGCCGGGGACACCGTCTCCttctcccgcgccgccgccgaggacgCGCGCCACCGGCTCTTCATCGACTGGAAGCGCCGGGTCGACACCCGCGGCCCGCTCCGATTTTCCGGCCTCGCGCTGCCGATGCCGCTGGCGTCGCACTACGGCCCCCACCACTACAGCCCGTGgggcttcggcggcggcggcgggggcggagggtTCTTCAtgccgccctcgccgcccgccACGCTCTACGAGCACCGCCTCCGGCAGGGCCTCGACTTCCGCGGCATGACCTACCCCGCGCCGACCGTGGGAAGGCAGCTCCTATTTTTCGGCTCGGCCAGGACGATGCCTCCGCACGCGCCGCTCCAGCCGCGCGCCCCGACGCTACCGCTGCATTACACGGTGCAACCCAGCGCCGCTGGCGTAACCGCCGCGTCACGGCCGGTCGTTCTTGACTCGGTGCCGGTCATCGAGAGCCCGACGACTGCCGCCAAGCGCGTGCGGCTGTTCGGCGTCAACCTCGACAACAACCCGCAGCaagacggcggcgaggcgagCCATCAAGGCAATGCgttgtcgttgcagatgcccggGTGGCAGCAAAGGACGCCGACTCTAAGGCTGCTAGAATTGCCTCGTCATGGCG
- the LOC112893874 gene encoding uncharacterized protein LOC112893874, translating into MILVAIVAELMEEYTVLVARVLEQLLHGAPFPRRMRFLMLRSLPFAAPPLPPPPPAHALHVDTRG; encoded by the coding sequence ATGATCCTGGTGGCGATCGTGGCGGAGCTGATGGAGGAGTACACGGTGCTGGTGGCGCGGGTGCTGGAGCAGCTGCTCCACGGCGCGCCCTTCCCGCGCCGCATGCGCTTCCTCATGCTCCGGAGCCTCCccttcgccgcgccgccgctcccgccgccgccgcccgcgcacgcgctccaCGTCGACACACGCGGCTGA